AAAAAGAAATAGAAGAAATCCTCACCAAAGTACGCGCAGAATTACCTACTACAGAAGCTTTTTTAATCGGGAAACCCCAAACAGGAAAAAGTTCTCTTGTTCGGGGTTTAACTGGAGTATCAGCAGAGATAGTTGGACAAGGATTCCGCCCCCATACCCAGAATACCCAAAGGTATAATTATCCCTGTGACGATCTACCCCTATTAGTCTTTACCGATACCGTAGGTTTAGGAGACGTTCAAAACAACACAGAAAATATTATTCAAGAATTAACCACAGAATTAGAACAACCAGATCGAGGAGCTAAAGTCTTAATTCTAACTGTGAAAATAAACGACTTTGCTACTGATAGTTTAAGGGAAATTGCTCAACAACTGCGTAAAAAATATAGTAATATACCCTGTATTTTAGCAGTTACCTGTTTACACGAGTTATATCCCCCTGAAATTACCGAACATCCCTCTAATCCCCTAGCAGATGAAAACATTAACCGCGCTTTTACGGCTATAACTAAAGACTTTGCTAACCTATACGATCGCGTAGTCTTAATCGATTTTACCCTAGAATCTGATGGTTATACCCCCGTATTTTACGGCTTAGAAGCACTCACAGACAATCTAGCGGAGTTATTACCCGAAGCTGAATCACAAGCAATTCATCAACTCCTCGATAACAGTGTTGCTAACCAAATTGGTAACGTTTATCGAGATGTAGCTAGACGTTATATACTCACTTTTTCAGTGATCGCAGGTACTATCGCCGCTGTACCCTTACCCTTTGCTACTATGCCAGTACTTACTACCCTACAAGTATCTATGGTAGGCTTAATCGGTAAAATCTATGGACAAACCATTAGTCCTTCTCAAGCAGGAGGGATTATAAGTGCGATCGCAGGTGGTTTTTTAGCCCAAGCAGTAGGTAGAGAATTAATTAAATTTATCCCTGGTTTAGGTAGTGTTGTCGCAGCTTCTTGGGCTGGGGCTTATACTTGGGCTTTAGGTGAAGGAGTATGCGTTTATTTTGGTGACTTAATCGGTGGTAAAAAACCAGATCCCCAAAAAATCCAAGCAGTTATGCAAGAAGCTTTCACAGCAGCTAAAGAAAAGTTCAAAAAACAATAATTTAACTAATTTGATTAAAAAGAGGATTTTTCCTAGCAGCACTACTCACAGTGTTATCAGCATCGCTAGCTAGTTTTGCCAAGATGTGTTTAGGTGTCTTGGGGTTTTCCGCTACAGCCGAGTGTACAGATAATGAAATATCAGTGGCAAGTATTGCTAAGATACTCACTGGTGTATTG
Above is a genomic segment from Gloeocapsa sp. DLM2.Bin57 containing:
- a CDS encoding DUF697 domain-containing protein, with the protein product MLNENQTEAETDTIKSSWLKNLQNRLRQIVAVEKVSEKVGSWFNVSEKEIEEILTKVRAELPTTEAFLIGKPQTGKSSLVRGLTGVSAEIVGQGFRPHTQNTQRYNYPCDDLPLLVFTDTVGLGDVQNNTENIIQELTTELEQPDRGAKVLILTVKINDFATDSLREIAQQLRKKYSNIPCILAVTCLHELYPPEITEHPSNPLADENINRAFTAITKDFANLYDRVVLIDFTLESDGYTPVFYGLEALTDNLAELLPEAESQAIHQLLDNSVANQIGNVYRDVARRYILTFSVIAGTIAAVPLPFATMPVLTTLQVSMVGLIGKIYGQTISPSQAGGIISAIAGGFLAQAVGRELIKFIPGLGSVVAASWAGAYTWALGEGVCVYFGDLIGGKKPDPQKIQAVMQEAFTAAKEKFKKQ